From a region of the Schistocerca piceifrons mitochondrion, complete genome genome:
- the ATP6 gene encoding ATP synthase F0 subunit 6 codes for MMTNLFSTFDPSTNIFNLSLNWTSTFLGLLLIPSMFWLTPSRINIIWNKLNLTLHNEFKTLLGPKSFNGTTFIFISIFIMMLFNNFMGLFPYIFTSTSHMALTFAIALPMWLSFMLFGWINHTNHMFAHLVPQGTPPALMSFMVLIETISNAIRPGTLAVRLAANMIAGHLLLTLLGNTGPSMAMNLISLLIIGQMLLLILESAVAMIQAYVFSILSTLYSSEVY; via the coding sequence CAACTAATATCTTCAATTTATCATTAAATTGAACTAGAACATTCCTAGGATTATTATTAATCCCATCAATATTTTGACTTACACCATCACGAATTAATATTATTTGAAATAAACTAAACTTAACCTTACACAATGAATTTAAAACATTGCTAGGACCAAAATCATTTAATGGAACAACATTCATCTTCATTTCAATCTTTATTATAATACTATTTAATAATTTCATAGGATTATTCCCTTACATCTTTACTAGAACAAGACATATAGCATTAACATTTGCAATTGCTCTACCTATATGATTAAGATTTATATTATTTGGATGAATTAATCATACAAATCACATATTTGCACACCTTGTCCCACAAGGAACACCACCCGCATTAATATCATTTATAGTATTAATTGAAACAATTAGAAATGCCATTCGACCAGGTACACTAGCAGTACGGCTAGCAGCAAATATAATTGCAGGGCACTTACTATTAACGTTGCTAGGAAATACAGGACCATCTATAGCAATAAACTTAATTTCACTATTAATTATTGGACAAATACTTCTATTAATTCTAGAATCAGCAGTAGCAATAATTCAGGCCTATGTTTTCTCAATTTTAAGAACTTTATATTCTAGAGAAGTATACTAA
- the COX3 gene encoding cytochrome c oxidase subunit III, whose amino-acid sequence MLTTHSNHPFHLVDYSPWPLTGAIGAMVLVSGLAKWFHLFNINLFMIGFGITLLTMIQWWRDVVREGTYQGLHTGFVSIGLRWGMILFIASEVLFFVSFFWAFFSSSLAPTIELGMLWPPMGIQPFNPMQIPLLNTAILLASGVTVTWAHHSLMESNHTQALQGLFFTVLLGLYFTMLQAYEYWEAPFTIADAVYGSTFFVATGFHGLHVIIGTIFLSTCLLRHSMNQFSPSHHFGFEAAAWYWHFVDVVWLFLYISIYWWGS is encoded by the coding sequence ATGTTAACAACTCACTCAAACCACCCATTCCACTTAGTAGATTACAGACCTTGACCATTAACAGGAGCAATTGGAGCAATAGTTCTAGTATCAGGATTAGCAAAATGATTTCACCTATTTAACATTAACTTATTTATAATTGGATTTGGAATTACACTTCTAACTATAATCCAATGATGACGAGATGTAGTACGAGAAGGAACATACCAAGGACTACATACGGGATTTGTATCAATTGGATTACGATGAGGAATAATTTTATTTATTGCATCAGAAGTACTATTCTTTGTTTCATTTTTTTGAGCATTTTTTAGAAGAAGACTAGCACCTACTATTGAATTAGGAATATTATGACCCCCAATAGGAATTCAACCTTTCAATCCTATACAAATTCCATTACTTAATACAGCTATTCTCTTAGCATCAGGAGTAACAGTAACATGAGCACATCATAGTCTAATAGAATCTAATCATACTCAAGCATTACAAGGATTATTCTTCACAGTACTACTAGGACTATACTTCACTATACTTCAAGCATATGAATATTGAGAAGCACCCTTCACCATTGCAGATGCAGTCTATGGATCAACATTCTTTGTTGCAACAGGATTTCATGGTCTACATGTAATTATTGGAACAATTTTCTTATCAACATGTCTACTTCGACATTCAATAAATCAATTCTCACCAAGACACCACTTTGGGTTTGAAGCAGCAGCATGGTACTGACACTTTGTAGACGTAGTATGATTATTCTTATATATTTCTATTTATTGATGAGGTAGATAA
- the ND3 gene encoding NADH dehydrogenase subunit 3, which produces MLILSTSIFISFIIPMIVMILATTLSKKLINDREKSSPFECGFDPKSSARMPFSLRFFLIAVIFLIFDVEIALILPIVIIFKTSDIMIWTVSTMFFIMVLLGGLYHEWNQGALQWAE; this is translated from the coding sequence ATCCTAATCTTATCTACAAGAATTTTTATTAGATTTATTATTCCAATAATTGTTATAATCCTTGCAACAACATTATCAAAAAAATTAATTAATGACCGAGAAAAAAGATCACCATTCGAGTGCGGGTTTGACCCAAAAAGATCAGCACGAATACCATTCTCACTTCGATTCTTCTTAATTGCAGTAATTTTCTTAATTTTTGATGTAGAAATCGCATTAATCCTTCCAATTGTAATTATTTTTAAAACTTCAGACATTATAATCTGAACAGTATCAACAATATTTTTTATTATAGTATTATTAGGTGGACTTTACCATGAATGAAATCAAGGAGCCTTA